CCACATTTTGGGGAGTTTGCTGGTCCTGTTCATTCATACTTCTCAATGAATCTAGAGCCAAATATAGTTTAATTTCcacataaactacttaaattgtTTAATCATGCATGTATATCTGTTGTCACTACTGGTAAAGACTCAAGGTACAATCTTTGATGtcattaaccttttattttttattttttatgtcctTGGACTGGGTTAACAATCAACGATTAATGATCTTATACTGGAGTGTGACATCTGATGTTGAAACTTGGTTGACTCACTGAATTTGGTGCAGTGCAGCTTCTCTACCATCCAGTGACGAGTTGCCAACAACCGAATCTGTGGTTCTACGAGTCATGTTGGTTAATATATTCAGTAACCAGTCGAAAACATTTTGTCAGATTTTCTCATTAGTCAAGTTGTAGATGTGATTCAAGACTTCAATACCCACCAAGACCGAGTTGCACTTAGATGGGCAGATACAACTTCCACCAGTCTTTTAACATTTCCAATTCCCGTCTATGTTTAGCTCAGGTGCTGCCATGTCTTGACACAGAGGTTGTTAAAATCACTGACATGGCTCACAGGTTTTGTGTTACAGGTTTTTAAATACACGTAGAATCTCTTCTTTACATAATTTTCTTCACAAggaagtttctatttctttttgttaTGTAAAGACACTGCTCAATCTTATGTTCTGGTTCTCTGTGCTCTGATAGATTGCTGGGGGCTTGTGTGACAACCTCTTGACATGCATAGTTCGAGCCTGGGACTTTGGTAAGCCGCTTTTTGTTGCACCGGCGATGCATACTTTCATGTGGAACAATTCTTTCACACAACAACATCTTGATTCGATCAGCAAGCTTGGTATTTCTCTGATTCCTCAGATCACTAAGCGCTTGGCCTGTGGCGATTATGGCAATGGTGCAATGGCAGAACTTTCTGTCATCTACTCTACTGTGAGGCTCTCTTTGCCTTTGGAATCACTAGCACAAGCAACTGGCGGTAATGGTCTACATTTTCATGCATTATAGATTGGCCATATAATGAAATAACCAGAACATAGTGGCCATTGTTATATGTACACAAACACCGTAGTTTGTTTCTGGAGcaagtctccattcacctgtagTGAAGAGAACCTCTTAATCCACAGGATCTGACCCCCTAATTGGACTGAGAAAGGATACTGTGGACTTCCATAAATAGGGGGTAGGAGTTAATGATGACATTCGCTATTCCTGTAGTCCAATCATAGCATCAAATCACCTTGGATGGGGGAGTCAGTTGAAAGTTGGAAATTACCGTCAATGATGGTTAGAATGAAGTTCACATTGCTGTTGACCTACCTACTCCTACCACCCCTATGGATAGAGGTTTGGTTGATATAGAAGATTTTGGGGTAGAGGAAGAGCATCCTAGTGTTACCTCGAGGCTTGATAGAACACCATCAGCCTGTAGGAAGTGGAGCTTGACCGCAGATGTTTTAGATACATTGCAGTCCATTAGAAAATTCTGTGTTTGAAGAGGGGATAGGGTCGGCAGTACCTCTGCCACATGTATAGCTCATTTTCCTCCTCCATCAGTGATCCACAGCACAGCTACCTGTCATAGTTTGCTGGACATCATACCTGATTTGACAAAGGAGTTGTACATGAAGGCGTGGTCAAACATAGGCGGGAGGAACCCAAATGGAAACAATCATTCATTTTCTCAATTCCTGAAAGAAGGGCTTGGCTGCTAGAGATGTTAGAATAGTGAAGATGATTTTTAGTTGGATGTAGTGCTTATGGATAATTAACTTTTTAGGTTTTGTTTCGCAAGAGGTTTTTTTAGTGATAGATTCTTCCATTTATAGCTTTTTGATTCATCTATTGGTGTATGCTGTTTTTAGAATAGGTGTATTGTACCATTTAGTTGGTGGATTCTCCCCTTTATGGCTGTTCAAGTTCTATCTTCGCATGACGTTTTTTTAATTGTTGTGGATGTGTTACAGTTATGGCATCGAATCATAATATGCCAAAAAGTCACATCAGCGCTCAAGCACCATTTACTAATAAGGAGAAAGCAGGCCTTACACAAACGAAGAAAACTACTGGGCGAGTGAGGCACTTACCAGATGAAAGTCACGTCAGCGCTCAAGCACCATTTACTAATAAGGAGAAAGCAGGCCTTACACAAACGAAGAAAACTACTGGGCCTGTGAGGCACTCACCAGATGAAAGTCGCATCAGCACTCAAGCACCATATACTAATAAGGAGAAAGCAGGCCTTATGCGAACGAAGAAAACTACTGGGCACGTGAGGCGCTCAGAAGATGATTCATCTAGTGATGATGATATGATAATTGGTGCATCATTGCTACTGATCAACATGTTAGTGGAAGGTAGTGAAAAACAAGGAAATACAAGAACAGTCCATGTGAGGGGCACAAGGAGCCtaccacaaaagaaaaagacaaaaagaggGCACAAGGAGTAGGGCCAGGTCATCTAGGAAgaaatcctctcccactttttCCTATGGTTTCAGCTATGCCGGTTCCTGACCAAAATCCTCATGACCATGACAGTGACCAGCAGAGACCCGGGTGATCAAGGTCGTGTCACACAACCCTTGATCTGCAACTAAGTTGGCAGGCACTGATTTCCAATACTTACAGAAAGAGGGGAAGCTATATATTTCAGTTTAGTGTATGTTACTCTGTTTTTGAATCATCATCTTAATTCCCTTGAAGCCATGACAAATCAATTGCACAATGATGAAAATGTTTTTAGCTGATCCAACTTGATTGGTGTTTGATCATTTTGTTGCTTCTTGTTTAGGTCCTTGATAGTTTAAATTGTTTCTGATCTGACAATATATTATTCAATGGGGAAAAGAACGCTACATGGTTGCCCTCTATGCCCAGAAACAGGATGCTGTGAAAAGATGCCCCTGTCACTCTGGTTGGATGTCTCTGCATGCACTCCCGCTGCTTCTTGATTGAACTCATATGGCATTTAGAACAATGCAACTGGAAAAACTGAAAAATGAGAGCAAATTCAAGCTGTCAACAGACAGAGTGAGAGGAACCCATTAGCTCACCTTATGTATTGCTTGGGACTACAAAAATTTTCCAGCCAACAGAGAATATTCTGACAAGTAATTAAAGATTATCACGGAAATGGGAGTGAGGAACAGACACAGGTTTTGGCCCAACAATTTTCTACTGTTCGATCTAATACAATCTAATGGCTACAGATCAGTCCATCTAACTGAGTCCATTGTTCATGTTTCAATCTCTCCTATTGTACATGGTTTAATCCAAGGATTTAGCTGTTGAGATAAATTCTATATTCTCAATTTATTCAGTAATAATGCCTACAATTTCCATCCATCAAAATGTAACCAAATCCCAAGCTTTACCAAAAAGGAAGCATTGCCATGTTTAGCCCTGTAAGGCCTTCCAATTGACTTCTATTAGACTGCTTCTTGTAGAAGACTGAGTCCATGACTTTAAGGAAGCTGAACTACTAAAACCCACATCTCATGGGTAGTTTTGGGAGAGACCAGGACCCCAACAGTAGAAATAGTAACCATAGCTAGACTTTTGTATTCATTGATATGCACATCATAGCACTGAGGTTTAGCTGCCTCTCTGGCACTACAGGGCATGTGGCATGGATCCAACATCCAGAAATGCTCAGGCACAGAGCACAAGGTGGTCACACTCAGCCCAAGGCATTTTTGGTCATTGAATGTGAGCCAGACGTCCTGTTTGTTTGTACTATCAACCACTTGAAGATTACAAAAATAACTTGACTTTGCGTAGCCTTCATAGGGAAAATGCAGTTTAAGAGCATGGCATATatcaaagaaagaggaaaacatgtattttatggTTCCTAAGCAAAGGATGATCAAAAGCAAGTTGTTTGTAGATATTAATACAATTAATTACATTGTCATCTTCACTCTGCCAAAAAATTTCACAAGATGTATCAGAGTCAATAAAGCTTCAAATTCTAAAacaaataagggaaaaagaagcatGAAAGGCAGCATGACCCCATGCTCAGAGTCTCAGACAAGGGTGAAATGGTtctcccccaacccccccccccccccaaaaaaaaaaatgaaggtgaAAATCCGCCACTATTGATTGTAGGGGCCACACTGTGTTTTGGGGAACCTCTcccaacaaataaataaagctaTACAGAGTTGCAACCTTGGTAGGATTGACGGATGATTTGTTATTCGAACACTTTGTCTACATTAATTGAGGAGTTGGAAGATTGGAAGCACCATATGGAATGTGTTCTGAATGGGCTTTTTCTAAGATTTGTGATGGTAGCAAAGGGGTTAGGGGTTCGATCCGATCGACTGTGACCCGACCCAATGGATTGACCCGTGACTTGAAAGagtataatgtactattgtcttgttaAGCAAATAGTGAAATTTCGGGGGGTTCTAGGTTTGCTTTGCAGGTTACCATCTGAGCTTATTGGATATTATCCACTTCGGGGTTCGCAGCTCTAAAATACATCATGACCATTAGAAGATGCTTAGAGGTTATCAATTTGCTTAGTTACATCTCTTTAGTCAATGTGGGACTACCCTTAAAAGGCCTCTCCTGTTTCTTgcccaatatatttttttttgttgcccaaCCTTTGTAACTGAAGGGATTTGGACTGTTAATTGGACGTGACATTGATTGTATATTTTATTGAGCCATTGAAATTCTACCGGTTTCAAACAAATCCGGAGAAAATCTGAAATTCTGGAAGGATCCCGCCAAGAAGTGGTGGAAATAGAAAGTATAACAGATTTAGATGAgggtattttgatcatttggTTGAACTGAGTATAGTCTCTCCCTAAGGCCTGAACTTGTAGGCTAAAGATATACGGAGGTAGAGCTTTTCCCTGTCGTTGGGAAGAAGATACAAAGTAGCTAAGCAACTTAAAGATCATCGTTCTCGTCGCCGGCGCACCAAAATTGCCCTTTAAGAAGCTACCTTTGAAACCTGGGTAGCATTTTACGGAAGTTCGATGGTTTCTTTATGCTTTTCTAATTATATGAAACGTAAAATGCAGTTGTGGGTTTCCgttctttcatttttgttttctaactccggttttgggttttggggatttggttaaaattaatttgaatttgtttttggtGGTGGGGAGGTTTGTAAGTttggaagaaatggatttttttttttttttttttttcaatgggtTGATGGTAATCAAGTCCAGTTTTGGTCAACCGAATCAGAAATTATATTTGGATTTTGGGATTTGTTCTATGTGtttgttatatttatttattttttcctatttattcTGTTGTTTTATTCTCTGATTTTCAGGTTCTCTCTTCTTTGAAGCTTGGAGTTCAAATTTCTATAGTTTCTGGTGCAGTAAAGATTTGGTGAAGGCGAAGTAAGTATGGAACAATTAAGTTTCTGTGTTAGTGGTCATTTTTATTGATAATGCTTGTTTGTCACCTTGCCTTTAATCATTTTGTCCAACTTTGATGTGTTTATCTGATATTCCTGTGAATTCAACCAGAAAATGTGGTCATTCAGATCTAGGTTTGAAATATTCGATATTTTCTGAGCCCTTGGTATTTGAATTAATTTCATATAATGATTTTCCCTCAAAATTAATAGTATAAATTAAGGATTTATGATGTACTCTTTTGATTTCTATCAGTGTGGAATCTGCAGTTATTATTTGAAGACATGAAATTGAAGTACCAGAAATTGAAGGTTTGATCCTATATTGATAATTGAATAGAATTGACTAGAGAAAGATTCAGATTCTTAATTAATAAAGGAACAAAAGTAAAACAGGCATCCAATTTTTGTAGTTTTGGAATTTTGTTATTCTCTCATATGGCTCGCTTTTCTAGATATTGATTCAGTCCATTTGCAGATTCTGATTTTTGGGTTCACGCTTAATGGGTTAATGGGACAATCTTAGAATACCTGTTTTTCCCATTGCTTTTTACCAGTTTTTATGGTTTTCTGATACCCATTTGCTTGTAAACAGAACAGGATAGTACAATATGTGTGATCAAGACTTATGTCTTATCTTTAACTCTCTTAGAATGTTTATTGGCACCTTTCTGGATAGGTTATGGCCCATGTAGAATCAACTGTTAGTTCAGAAAGGGAACCGATACAGAATAGTGCAGTTCCTGGGAAGCCCCGAATTTTATTAGCTGCAAGTGGAAGTGTAGCTGCAATAAAGTTTGGAAGTCTGTGTCACTCATTTTCTGAATGGGCAGAAGTTAGAGCAGTTGCCTCCAAGGCATCTTTACACTTTATCGATAAAGCATCACTTCCTCAGGACGTTGTTCTTTACAGCGATGAGGATGAATGGTCCAGTTGGAAGAAAATAGGTGACAATGTGCTTCATATTGAGCTCCGCCGATGGGCTGATGTCATGGTTATTGCACCCTTGTCAGCGAATACACTTGGCAAggtatatattttctaaatacAAAACTACTGTTCTCTGGACTTCTGATTTGTGTTAAACTAGCAAAATAAACCAGGAGAAAAAATATATCAGAAGGCTATCAATTTCGTTTGGAGGATATAGTCCAGCAGTTGTGGCATTTAACTAAGACCAACTTTCAACCCAAAATGTGACTCAACATGTACCCAACTCATGGCATTTTTTGTCTATTGCTTCAGCAGATACAACTTGGTCCTCATTTTGGGGTGTTCGCTATTCCTGTTCATTCATGCTTCTCAATGAATCAAGAGTGAATCATAGCTTGATCACACAGAAACTCCGTGGATTTGTTCCCTGTGTATTCAAAACTAGGCATCCATGgtcaagatttcatttcttgttAAGTTCAACTTCTTAAATTGTTTGATCATTGATGCATGCATATCTGTTGCACTATCAGTAAAGACTAAAGATACTGTTGTCTTTGATGTCATTATCCTTGTTTTTCTTCCAGTCATCGGACTGGACTAACAATCAATAACCAATGATCTTATACTGGAATGTATCTTCTGATTTTGAAACTGGGTTGACTCACTGAGTTTGCTGCAGCGCATCTTCTCTACCATCCAATGATGAGTTGCCAACAACCGAATGTGGGGATCTATCAGTCATGTTGGTTAATGCAGTTAGTGACCAgttgaaaaaatatttatgtcaAATTCTTATGAGCCTAGTTGTAGACCTGATTCAAGACTTCGACGCCCACCAAGACTAAGTTGCACTTCGATAGGTATACAACACCCATCTATGTTAGCTCAGGTCCTGCCATCTCTTGTTGTAGATGTTAAAATCACTAATGCAGTTCacaggttttttctttttgtgtaaatttgTTTTACAAGAAGTTAAATACAGTCAGAATCTTTCTTTACATCACTTACTTCACAGGTTTCTGGTTTCtgtttgtttatatatatacactGGTCAATCTTATGTTCTGGTTTTCCTTTGCTTTGATAGATTGCTGGGGGCTTGTGTGACAACATCTTGACATGCATAGTTCGAGCCTGGGACTTTAGTAAGCCGCTTTTTGTTGCACCAGCGATGAATACCTTTATGTGGAACAATCCTTTCACACAACGGCATCTTGATTCAATCGAGCTTGGTGTTTCTCTGATTCATCCAATCACTAAGAGATTGGCTTGTGGGGATTATGGCAATGGTGCAATGGCAGAACCTTCTGTCATCTACTCTACTGTGAGGCTTTCTTTGGAATCAGCAGCACAAGCAACTGGTGGTACTGGTCTACATTTGCCTGTGTTATAGATTGTCCGTATAATGAAATGACCAGACCACAGTGACTGCTGTAACAATATGTATACAAACACAGGATCTTATTTCTGGATTGAGTTTCCTTTCCCTTAATCCATGGGATCTTACCCTCCTATTGGACTGAGAAAGGGTATTATGGGCATTCATTAAATTCTTGATTTCAATTTCTGCTTTCACCCCACCTCTAGAATTCACTGCAATTTAGATAATGAGTTGATTCTTGAAACTTGGTTTAGGGGCTTGACATTTTGGGAGGGGTGTGGAAGGAACAGGAAGAGTTTGAATGGGTTTGGAGCAGTAGGCTATGTGCCTAAAATTTATGTATAGCAGTATGAGACCGGTTAATGAAATGGAAGGTTGTCAATTGTTCATCAAAATCGAAACATTCAAATTGGAACTGAAAAATATTTAGGGAAATTTTCATGTTCCACCCATAATTTTAAACACAATTAGGTGTAACGTCCTCACTTTGAAAAAATATCTACCACACCCTTGATGCATAACACCATTAGTTTAAAATTGGAAAAGACATTTTTGACCTGAAAGCCCAGAAAATTAACTTGGACCTGCCACTACACTGCTTCATATCGCCTTCGTAGGAGATTCAATGCATTCGTCAGCTCGCCTTTGTCTGTGAAGGAAGGTTAGCAATGAAGACATAGAAATCCTAATTGATTTCATCTTGATTTGGGGGAAATTGCAATGAAGGGTAGAATGGTAAGTTTACCCTTCTTTAAGGGTAGTTTGGTCATTTAGTAAATATTGACTCCCTGACATCAccattttatgattttcatctAACGGAATAGatttatttgtaattttgtaaTGTAAGTGGGGGAAGTACAAGATGTTTTTTTGAAACGAGGACTACAGCTAATTATGTTTAAAATTAgggttgatttttttaatagaaaaataatataaaattaggtgTGATACATGGCCTGATTAATAAATCGGTTAGTCATGCCTTCTTAGCATCTTATATGTTTTCTAGTGTTTTTGTTGTGGGATTTGTATCCATGTCAATTAATTAAGGGAGAGGAGTATCTAAGAAGGTAGTGTGGTTCCCACACAATGGGAGCACACATGAAAACATCGACAATGGctgaattttcatttttcatggcAACAAGGTGGTCATTTCCTCTCTCCTTATGTTTGGGTGTAGAATCCATGCTGCCTTccacggttttttttttttctcctcctaagaaaaaaagaatagttGTGTGCTCCAATGCCCAAACACAGGGGCAGCGAAATGACCACCCGACCCCTTCCTATTGGGTGCTTGCGAGTGCACTCCCACTAGTCCCATGCTGGTGCGGGGGCCACTTAACCAGATGGTATTCTCTCTCCCCtaatttaatttgttttataaTTTGAGCCTATATGTTGTGGTTCAAGCCCAACAAAAGTAGGTTCATATCCAATTAGACCCAAAATTGTTTGCTCGGATTGACAATAAAACTGAAACCATTAAAACTATTAAACCGAAATCATTTAAAGATCGGTTAGGTGGCACTGTTTTCTAACTGATTTCGATTTGTGATATCAGAGCTGTTAAATAAATGGTTCGATTCGATTCTAATTTCTATCTTAAATCGAATTGAAATCGAATCAattaaccaaaaccaaaccgatcaaGACCCTTGATCAAATGGTTGTAGGATCTTCTGCTATTACAACAAAATTCGACATAGTTTCCACCTACAAATCTCCTCCATAATCCTGAAATGGAGGAGGGCCAATCGTTCAATCCAGAAAAAAAANNNNNNNNNNNNNNNNNNNNaaaaaaaaaaaagcaaaaacaataaacaaaaaactaaacaaaacaaaaggagGTTTTCCCATAGCCATTCAAGTCAGATATTTATAATGGGCACATCTAGTTTTGCCACATCAAAGAGTGATGGTGAATCTTGGTAACCTAAGGGGGTACCCGAGTTGGTAAGTGATTTTTGCCTTAGAAAGCATGTGGTTCTGAATTCTACTCTTATCTTCttagggccactcacacaggggtgtttagtgctcttcatttcttttggtgaaaattgaatgattctcattcaaccccggtatgacctggTTTATGCGATTGTATGGTCAAAATGGACTCGCGAGACTAATCAGACCAAAGTCTTGGTTACCGATTgttagtttgaaaaaaaaaaaaatgatgatgaatCTTGGCAAACTCAGATTAGTTTAAAAGTTAGAATAGCATAGAAATCAAGCCACTATTCCATCTATTTAACAAGATGATGTAAGATAGAAAAGGAAGTCAAGAAGAGAGTTCAAATGGTTAACATTGTGGTGTGAAAAGCGATGTTTACCAGTGCATTCATCCACCACATCAACTAGAACTGAAAGCTCATTGGAAGCAATGCTAAACATGCATAAGTTCTGATGAGATAAATTGTGAACTTAAGAGAGTTTCATCCATATAATTATGACCACATTGTTGAATTTATTGTTTTGAGAGTTCCAAAAGTCATGACATAACTACTAAATTTTCCTGTCGAAGAGTTTAAGACCTCCCAGCTTCCCTAGGCACCAAATACAACTTACCTATGACATGCAAAAGGGCAACAAAAGCTATGAATCCAATGCTCATGATAAGCACAACGTTAGGAGAAATCTTAAGCCCTGGAGCATCATGAGTGTAAAACTGGAGCATTGTGCCGTTGGCCCCTGATGCAGTTTCACCACCAGTTGACCTCCGCCGACGCAAGCTGGCAGCCGCCGCAGCACTGCCTCTTGGAGGAGCTGCACCATTTGCAACCATTctgaaagggaaaaggaagagaaaatgtgagaaagaaggaaacaggcttttatttgttattatgATGCCAAAAACACAATCTCTTAGAAAGTGAGAAAGTGATTCAGGTGTAATCAACCATAAGCTTTAAAAAAATGTGCCTGGAAAAAAGggtcacacttttttttttaaatttatttttctttatttaaataAAGGACAGTTTTTTGTCCGTGAGAGGCCCCTACACCACGAACACATGGGCGTGCAATGACACAGTACCCTTGCTTGAGGTTGCAGGCCCATATGTGGGCTTAGGGGCATCTCATGGATAAAAAAAACTTGCCCTAATGATaataataactaaataaataaaaccagtGATTTGTCTCTcgtaaaaatgattaaaaaaaaaggtaaaacttTCCCATAACTTCCTCTGGTGGTTGGGGAAAGCATTCCCTCATCTGAAGTTGGTGGGCATGCTTTCGTTACGAGGTGGGTTTGCTTCTTACATAGGCTCAAACACGATTTGTAAGGTCTTCGCTTTACCATGCGTTCAATACCAAAAAAGCTTTTGAAAAACTGTAGAGAAGACAAATAGAGGgcactttattttctttgttgcaCTGAAAAAAAAGACCTAATATAAGGGTGTTTCTCTTAGGTTTCTTCCTTGGTGCCCGCCCACAGCCCCTTAGCCACGTTAGAGGGGAAGGTTAGCAAATCTGAATAAGATAGAGGGAGGCATCTTATTTGATTCACTTCTTAATAACTTCCAAATTGGAGAAGCATTCATGCAAATTCCTTTGacatgggttttttttattattctctctcctaatttaAATATATTGTTCCCATGTGGATATTATCCTTTCAAGGACGGACCCGGTCCGGTTAAGTGCATCAGTCTTTTCAGCACACATTGAACGGTTGGGAGGTGCTCCCAACCATCCGTGCTGAAGGGGGTGgcacacttgagaggatctcatTTCTCTGTGGCAGTTATATCGGCCTTACATACTCCATAGGCAAAGCAGCCTCCAGAAATCCGATCCAAGGGATACAAAAAGCCACCTATCTATGTTTTCtcaatcgagagagagagagagagagagagagcagagaagGAGCCAACGATGCAAACAGGTTTAAGCAAAGAACTCAAAACAAGTATTAACACATTAAGGATTGAAACTTGCAGTTTCGATCAGATTAAAACAAGCCAAGCAATTAACTTCAGATTTAATTCATAAATCGCTAAATTTCATCCATTTAAGCAGATTAGAACGAAGGATCACGAAGCGAACATGGATTGAAGTTCTTAAAAATTTGAATCTATAGGAAGCAAAACAGAATTAAAATTGTTAAAGAGTAACAGAACTATTGTTTAAGAACAGAAACACagaaaaggggaaagagaaagCAAGGAAGCGTAATGCATACCTCGACCTATTtctcttccaaaaccctaaaagagagGATTGTACCCAAAGGTCTTTCGAAATCTTCTTCGATCTGAGagtttcttctgcttcttcttacTTCTCTGTTTTAAGGAGTTATGGCTCCTTAGTTATGGGTCCCACTTCGTTTCCTTTTACAGACCCCACTCACTCACAGTCGGATTTTGCTTCCTTATTGCCTTTTACGATAAAAGATTCTGATTTACCTGACACTGACAAGTAACCGCTCCTTTTGTGACGCTTTTGTGACGTGGATCTGGGTTGTAAATCGGTCTGTTCGATCCTTTGTGACCCCGAGCCGCCCTCTAGGGTTGGGTTTGAGCGTAAATCCAGAAGGGTTGAGTTAGGTTTGGTTTGGATCTAATTTTCCTTATTTGGTGTGTATAATTAGTCAATTCCATAATACCTCAAATCAAAGTTGGCTCGATAaggatttgattcgatttgaattttttttggataaattttATTGGTTTGATATAGGGTTTGACACTTCCGAGAGACTAATCTGATCATTCAAAAGCAAAGAAGTAATCCATTCCTTTCTCACAAGAACAATCTCTCACACCCTTTGTGTGGATAGATCTTCCACCCAGATCAATCACAATGCGAGAAACAATTTCACCAATAGGATTTCACATGGCTAGACAGTAAAGAGGGTGTCACCACAGGGTCCACATGGTTAGAATGTGAAAGGACATGGGAAAACATCTTACACGAAAatattttcctaaaaaaatcGTATATTTTATGTTCTTCTAATAGACTCATCTtgcaagagaaaaaggaagagaagtgaaataaaatcaatattaaaatgAAACATTTTATAATCATCACCAAATTTTAGGATATTTTCAATGTATTCCAAATATGGTTGTAAAATTGTCAAAATGCATGTTATCTACACAATCATCATACACAGCCATGTAAgaaaatcaaaacctataaaATTTTGCTTTAGTTTGTAAACAAATTTCctgctttttatttatttgaaaagtATAACAAAGATTGGAAAAGGTTTCTAGTGTTACCAGTGTAGAGAGATTGGAAGTTTGGTTTCAAGAACAAGGGTATATACATTCTAAGAGAGGGGAAAGAAAGTGACTTATAATGCCGTCGATTTGCACATTTATTTCCATTATCAAATATCGTAAGAGTTGAAATAAGTCACACAATTATGATTATaatactttcctctttttttttttcttaaatctattttatttccctttGCTTTGATTgggtgattttttttctttctagaagGTCCCTGACTTTGAACTTTTTGAGCTCGATTGGTAGACTTAAATTACCTACTTGGAGAATCTCTTTAGTCGTGACTCGTGACTCGTGACTCGTGAGAGAATAGACCCAAGGTCTATAGATATGGCAATAGggcctaacaaaaaaaaaaaaacttaaatgaAGTTCTGActatttttgaagaaaaatgaaagaattgATCTTGTTGGATTTTCAAAACAATTCTtctaattcttttgattttgaagaaaCTCTTTCAATTTCTTCCAAAAGTAGATGATTATTAACATTCTGTTAATAACTACGACATTGAGGACTGTCGAAAAAGGCATTTTGAGAATTGATCCTAATCCTCGTTTCTAATGGGATTGAAAGATCTCTAGATTGATCGAAAGATCATTTCAATTGGCTAGAACTGTTtccttaaataaaaataaatcttgtgaatttatattgaatttgataatacattttttatacctctacaaaaaaaatcaaccctTGCTCATATATTGTCTAATCAAAGCTAATTCTCTCT
The Macadamia integrifolia cultivar HAES 741 unplaced genomic scaffold, SCU_Mint_v3 scaffold512, whole genome shotgun sequence genome window above contains:
- the LOC122068973 gene encoding probable thymidylate synthase isoform X1 produces the protein MRVFQSFGSKILPLKVKGKAWLCEPSSLRISAIPSFPFVVKRIKGCLSFDAWSFKFLQFLVQLRFGEGEVMAHVKPIRAVPGKPRILLAASGSVMAHVKPIRAVPGKPRILLGASGSVAAIKFGSLCHSFSEWAEVRAVATKASLHFIDKASLPKDVLLHSDEDEWSSLKKIGGNVLHIELCKWADVMVIAPLSANTLGKIAGGLCDNLLTCIVRAWDFGKPLFVAPAMHTFMWNNSFTQQHLDSISKLGISLIPQITKRLACGDYGNGAMAELSVIYSTVRLSLPLESLAQATGVMASNHNMPKSHISAQAPFTNKEKAGLTQTKKTTGRVRHLPDESHVSAQAPFTNKEKAGLTQTKKTTGPVRHSPDESRISTQAPYTNKEKAGLMRTKKTTGHVRRSEDDSSSDDDMIIGASLLLINMLVEGSEKQGNTRTVHVRGTRSLPQKKKTKRGHKE
- the LOC122068973 gene encoding probable thymidylate synthase isoform X2 — protein: MRVFQSFGSKILPLKVKGKAWLCEPSSLRISAIPSFPFVVKRIKGCLSFDAWSFKFLQFLVQLRFGEGEVMAHVKPIRAVPGKPRILLGASGSVAAIKFGSLCHSFSEWAEVRAVATKASLHFIDKASLPKDVLLHSDEDEWSSLKKIGGNVLHIELCKWADVMVIAPLSANTLGKIAGGLCDNLLTCIVRAWDFGKPLFVAPAMHTFMWNNSFTQQHLDSISKLGISLIPQITKRLACGDYGNGAMAELSVIYSTVRLSLPLESLAQATGVMASNHNMPKSHISAQAPFTNKEKAGLTQTKKTTGRVRHLPDESHVSAQAPFTNKEKAGLTQTKKTTGPVRHSPDESRISTQAPYTNKEKAGLMRTKKTTGHVRRSEDDSSSDDDMIIGASLLLINMLVEGSEKQGNTRTVHVRGTRSLPQKKKTKRGHKE
- the LOC122068978 gene encoding phosphopantothenoylcysteine decarboxylase-like isoform X1 produces the protein MWNLQLLFEDMKLKYQKLKVMAHVESTVSSEREPIQNSAVPGKPRILLAASGSVAAIKFGSLCHSFSEWAEVRAVASKASLHFIDKASLPQDVVLYSDEDEWSSWKKIGDNVLHIELRRWADVMVIAPLSANTLGKIAGGLCDNILTCIVRAWDFSKPLFVAPAMNTFMWNNPFTQRHLDSIELGVSLIHPITKRLACGDYGNGAMAEPSVIYSTVRLSLESAAQATGGTGLHLPVL
- the LOC122068978 gene encoding phosphopantothenoylcysteine decarboxylase-like isoform X2, with product MKLKYQKLKVMAHVESTVSSEREPIQNSAVPGKPRILLAASGSVAAIKFGSLCHSFSEWAEVRAVASKASLHFIDKASLPQDVVLYSDEDEWSSWKKIGDNVLHIELRRWADVMVIAPLSANTLGKIAGGLCDNILTCIVRAWDFSKPLFVAPAMNTFMWNNPFTQRHLDSIELGVSLIHPITKRLACGDYGNGAMAEPSVIYSTVRLSLESAAQATGGTGLHLPVL
- the LOC122068978 gene encoding phosphopantothenoylcysteine decarboxylase-like isoform X3; this encodes MAHVESTVSSEREPIQNSAVPGKPRILLAASGSVAAIKFGSLCHSFSEWAEVRAVASKASLHFIDKASLPQDVVLYSDEDEWSSWKKIGDNVLHIELRRWADVMVIAPLSANTLGKIAGGLCDNILTCIVRAWDFSKPLFVAPAMNTFMWNNPFTQRHLDSIELGVSLIHPITKRLACGDYGNGAMAEPSVIYSTVRLSLESAAQATGGTGLHLPVL
- the LOC122068989 gene encoding protein transport protein Sec61 subunit beta-like, which encodes MVANGAAPPRGSAAAAASLRRRRSTGGETASGANGTMLQFYTHDAPGLKISPNVVLIMSIGFIAFVALLHVIGKLYLVPREAGRS